The following are encoded together in the Jaculus jaculus isolate mJacJac1 chromosome 3, mJacJac1.mat.Y.cur, whole genome shotgun sequence genome:
- the LOC123459433 gene encoding zinc finger protein 585B-like, giving the protein MELVSFEDIAVDFTWQEWQDLDVVQRNLYRDVMLENYTSLMSLGNCITKPDLIFKLEHGLAPWSVNEDVIQCIPELKSEQKMYWIKTDDLKQCQNSLCHKLHHTCHEEEISGEKLYELCTTLNSSSQLMKHKPIHTGEKPHECGKPFISQSYLTVHQRPYTIGKSYQCNVCGSTFLAKSDLKTNQKIHTSEKTYEYTECSKVFIFQSDSTVHQRTHTGEKSHESTTCGTAFIIKSILKKHQRAPTGEQPHECTYECNECGKAFIFKSQLTVHQRIHTGEKPYECTLCGKAFTCTSHLNMHRRIHTGEKPYECSACGKAYITKSYLNMHHRKHIGEKPYECNECGKAFIFKSQLTVYQRIHKGEKPHECTACGKAFISKSHLAVHQRTHTGEKPYECTACEKAFITKSDLNKHQKTHTGAKPYECTLCSKAFICTSKLTVHLRTHTGEKPYECNECGKAFIFKSQLTVHQRIHTGEKPYECTLCGKDFTCMSHLNMHRRIHTGEKPYECSACGKAYSTKSYLNTHHRIHIGEKPYQCTLCGKAFICKSHLTVHQRTHTGEKPYECTTCAKALISKSQLTRHQRTHTAFTCTSKLDMHRRIHTGEKPYECSACGKGFVCKSKLTVHQRTHTGEKPYECSKCRKAFSTKSHLTMHHRTHTGEKPHDCIECGKTFITKANLNKHQKV; this is encoded by the exons ATGGAGTTGGTGTCATTTGAAGACATAGCTGTGGACTTCACCTGGCAAGAGTGGCAGGACCTGGACGTTGTTCAGCGAAACCTCTACagggatgtgatgctggagaactacacCAGCCTGATGTCCTTGGGGAACTGTATAACCAAACCTGATTTGATCTTTAAGTTGGAGCATGGACTTGCACCATGGAGTGTAAATGAAGATGTGATTCAGTGTATTCCAGAATTAAAGAGTGAGCAGAAAATGTACTGGATAAAGACTGATGATTTAAAACAATGCCAGAATTCTTTGTGTCACAAGTTACATCACACTTGTCATGAAGAAGAAATCTCAGGTGAGAAGTTGTATGAATTGTGTACAACCTTGAACTCCAGTTCACAGCTTATGAAGCATAAACCtattcacacaggtgagaaaccacATGAATGTGGGAAACCTTTCATCTCCCAGTCATATCTCACTGTGCACCAGAGACCTTACACAATTGGCAAGTCCTATCAATGTAATGTATGTGGGAGCACTTTCCTTGCAAAGTCAGATCTTAAGACAAATCAGAAAATTCATACAAGTGAGAAGACATATGAGTACACTGAATGTAGTAAAGTCTTTATCTTTCAGTCAGATTCcactgtgcatcagagaactcacacaggtgaaaaatCACACGAATCTACTACATGTGGGACGGCTTTCATTATCAAGTCAATTCTCAAAAAGCATCAGAGAGCTCCCACAGGTGAACAGCCACATGAATGTACT tatgaatgtaatgaatgtggaaaagctttcatcttcaagtcacagctcactgtgcatcagagaattcacacaggtgaaaagccatatgaatgtactctATGTGGAAAAGCTTTTACCTGCACGTCACACCTCAATATGCATCGGAGAATTCATACAGGTGAAAAGCCTTATGAATGCAGTGCATGTGGGAAAGCTTACATTACCAAGTCATATCTTAATATGCATCACAGAAAACACataggtgaaaagccatatgaatgtaatgaatgtggtaaAGCTTTCATCTTCAAGTCACAGCTCACTGTGTATCAGAGAATTCACAAAG gtgaaaagccacatgaatgtactgcatgtggtaaagctttcatctccaagtcacatcttgctgtgcatcagagaactcacacaggtgaaaagccatatgaatgtactgcatgTGAAAAAGCTTTCATTACCAAATCAGATCTTAATAAGCATCAGAAAACTCACACTGGTgcaaagccatatgaatgtactctATGTAGTAAAGCTTTCATCTGCACGTCAAAGCTCACTGTGCATCTGAGAACTCACAccggtgaaaagccatatgaatgtaatgaatgtggtaaagctttcatcttcaagtcacagctcactgtgcatcagagaattcacacaggtgaaaagccatatgaatgtactctATGTGGAAAAGATTTTACCTGCATGTCACACCTCAATATGCATCGGAGAATTCATACAGGTGAAAAGCCTTATGAATGCAGTGCATGTGGGAAAGCTTACAGTACCAAGTCATATCTTAATACGCATCACAGAATTCACATAGGTGAAAAGCCATATCAATGTACTCTATGTGGTAAAGCTTTCATCTGCAAGTCACAtctcactgtgcatcagagaactcacacaggtgaaaaaccGTATGAATGTACCACATGTGCGAAAGCTTTAATCTCCAAGTCACAGCTCActaggcatcagagaactcacacag CTTTTACCTGCACGTCAAAACTCGATATGCATCGGAGAATTCATACAGGTGAAAAGCCTTATGAATGCAGTGCATGTGGGAAAGGGTTTGTGTGCAAGTC